The DNA sequence GTCAACGGTTGCATCGACCCGCCGCTGTCGAGCGTCGCGGCGAACACGAAGTCCGACCACGCCCACAGGAACGCGAACAGCCCGGCGGTGACCACCCCGTTGCGGCCGGCGGGCAGCACCACGGACCAGAACGTGCGCACCGCGCCCGCGCCGTCGATGCGCGCCGCCTGCACGACCTCGTCGGGCACCGAGGCCATGAACGAGGTCAGGACCAGCACGGCGAACGGCACCGCGATCGTGGAGTCGGCGAAGATCAGGCCCCACACCGTGTCGGTGATGCCGAGCTCGACGTAGATCCCGTACAGGCCGAGCGCCATGATGATGCCGGGGATCATCTGCGCGACCAGCAGCACGAACATCAGCGGTCCCCGGCCGCGCGGGCGCAGCTTCGCCAGCGCGTACGCCGCGGGCGAGGCCAGCGCCAACGTCAGCGCCGCGGTGCCGAGCGCGACCAGCAGGCTGGTGCCGAAGTAGGGCAGCTGCTCGTCCAGCACCCGCGCGTACCCGTCGAACGTCGGGTCGCCCGGGAACAGGTCCGGCGGTGACCTGCGCATCGCCCCCGGCGGCGTGAGCGAGACGTTGACCATCCAGTAGACGGGGAAGAGCATCGCGGCGGTGAGCAGCAGACCCACCGCGGTGCGCCACCACGAACGGGTCATGACGCCTCCTGCCGGCGTTGCACCCGCACGTAGACCA is a window from the Saccharothrix saharensis genome containing:
- a CDS encoding carbohydrate ABC transporter permease encodes the protein MTRSWWRTAVGLLLTAAMLFPVYWMVNVSLTPPGAMRRSPPDLFPGDPTFDGYARVLDEQLPYFGTSLLVALGTAALTLALASPAAYALAKLRPRGRGPLMFVLLVAQMIPGIIMALGLYGIYVELGITDTVWGLIFADSTIAVPFAVLVLTSFMASVPDEVVQAARIDGAGAVRTFWSVVLPAGRNGVVTAGLFAFLWAWSDFVFAATLDSGGSMQPLTLGIYRYIGNNNQEWNAITATAVVASVPVTALLVLAQRFVAAGITSGAVKD